In Aerococcaceae bacterium zg-252, the genomic window AAAAAATTTAATGAAAAAATTTTTCAACGAAGTGAAAAATTTGCTTGTATTTTTTTAACAGTCGTTGTATAATGCTGTTAAAGGGCTTTCATAATATGTTTTTAATGGCTAGTGGATATTATTCTGCAAATCACTACTCACTGAGAAACTTTAAAGCCATAGTGATTAAGCGCTTAATCGATTGTTGTTGTCGCATTGGAGAGAAGAGAAGGAGTTTAGTTAGATGAAAAAAATTATTTTATCATTTTTAGCTTTGATGCTAGTGTTAGTATCATATGTACCAACTCAAGTAAGAGCTGAAGGCAAAACCTATGAAATTGGTGTTGCTATTTATCAATACAACGATAATTTCATGACATTATTCCGTAATGAATTAGCGTCATACTTTGAAGAATTAGGTAAAAAAGATGGCAATACATACAATTTAGAATTCCAAGACGGTAAAAATGACCAAGCTACTCAAACTGAGCAATTAAATAACTTTATTGCACAAGGTAAAGATTTATTAATCGCTAACTTAGTAGACCCAACTGGTGCAGACCAAATCATCTTGAGTGCACAAAGTGCAAATATTCCAGTAGTATTAATCAACCGTGAACCAGCATCTTCAACATTAGAATTATGGCCTGGTAAAACAGCTTATGTTGGGGTTGATGCTCGTCAATCAGGAGTTTACCAAGGTGAAATTATTGCAGGTTTAGAAAATCATGGTGATGTTAACGGCGACGGCGTTGTTAAATATATCATGATTCAAGGTGACGCTGGTAACGTTGATGCAGAACAACGTACTAAATACTCAGTTGAAACTTTAGATAAAACAATCAAAACAGAAATTCTTGGTGAAGCACAACGTGGTAACTGGGATCAAGCAAAAGGACAAGAAATTGCAGCGAACGCTTTAAGCCAATATGGTGATGACTTAGAAGTTATCTTCTCCAACAATGACGGTATGGCATTAGGTGCTGTTCAAGCAATCAATGGTGCTGGTCGTGAAATTAACAAAGATATCTACGTTGTAGGTGTTGACGCATTACCAGAAGTTGTAGAATTAATCGGTAAAGGTCAATTCACAGGTACAGTATTAAATGACCACTTCAACCAATCACATACAGCTGCTGAAGTAGCTATCAAATTATTAAATGGTGAAGAAGTTTCTCCATACTTCTGGCATGATTATGTTAAAGCAACTAAACCAGAAGATGCTCAGTTAAAACGTTTAGACTATCGTGAAGAAACGATTGAACAATATCAAACACGTATTAAAGAAGCATATGGTGAATAATTTTAAATAAGTGACTGAGGGCTTCTGATCAAGCATTTGAGCAGAAGCCCATTTTTAATCAAGGTGATATGTAAATCATCATGAGTGAAAATGACGCAAAAAAGGATGTGATAAACGTGGAAAAACAAGTGTTGCTAGAAATGAAAGACATTGAAAAAGTTTTCCCAGGTGTTAAAGCGTTAGATAAAGCACAATTAACAGTAAAAGCCGGTACAGTTCATGCTTTAATGGGTGAAAATGGGGCAGGTAAATCTACTTTAATGAAGTGCTTATATGGAATTTATTTTCGTGATAATGGTTCAGTGGTACTAGAGGGAAAAGAAGTAAATTTCACAAATTCTAAAGAAGCATTGGACCATGGTGTTGCAATGATTCATCAAGAATTACAACCTATTCCGGAGATGACAATTGCTGAAAACATGTTTTTAGGAAATTATCCGAAAAAAGGCTTATTGGTTGACCATGAGAAAATGGAAGAAGAAGCTAAGAAGTTTTTAGATATTATTGGATTAAATGTTTCACCAAAAATGAAATTAGGTGAGTTGACGATTTCGCAACAACAATCCGTAGAAATTGCGAAAGCCGTTTCTCATCGGGCAAAAATATTAATCATGGATGAGCCTACTTCATCATTAACGGCTGCTGAAGTTGAAAATTTATTTAAAGTTATTGATGCGTTAAGAGAAACAGGAATGGGAATTATTTATATATCACATAAGATGGATGAAATTTTACGTATCTCTAATGAAATAACGATTATGCGTGACGGTCAATATGTTGGAACTTTTGACTCTCAGGAAATTACCATTAATGAAATTATTAAGCACATGGTAGGACGTGAATTGGTTAACCAATTTCCTATTAAAGATTTTGGGCCAGGTGAAAATAATATTTTAGAAGTGAAAAACTATACATCGCCTAATCCACTTTCGTTTAAAGATTGTTCATTTGAATTGAAAGAAGGAGAAATTCTTGGTGTTGCCGGTTTAGTAGGGGCACAACGTTCAGAATTAATGGAAGCTATCTTTGGTTTAAGAGAAAGCTTACCAGGTGCTGAAATCATTCACCGTGGTAAAACGATTCATATTAATGACCCTAAAGAAGCGATTAAAAATGGTTTTGCTTTAGTGACAGAAGATAGACGTGGTTCAGGAATTTTTGGTGTGCTATCTGTCAGTGATAATACGATTACGGCATCTTTAAATAATTATCGTTCAAAACTTGGTTTATTAAGTGAAAAACATATCGCTGAAGTTGTAATGGACGGTATTAAGAGTATGCGTACGAAAACGCCAAGTCCAGAAACTGCTATTCAAAACTTATCTGGTGGTAATCAACAAAAAGTTATTTTAGCCCGTTGGTTAGCGACTAATCCAGATATTTTGATTTTAGATGAGCCGACACGTGGTATTGACGTGGGTGCCAAATATGAGATTTATGAAATTATTAATCGACTTGCCAAACAAGGAAAATCAATTATCGTTATTTCATCAGAAATGAGTGAAATTCTCGGGTTGTCTGACCGTATCATGGTAATGTGTGAAGGAAAAATTTCTGGTTTCTTAGATGCTAAAGAAGCGACACAAGAAAAAGTAATGGACTTAGCAACTAAGTTCATGCAAAGTTAGGAGTGTTACAGATGAGTGAAAAAATAAATGGAATAATTAAGCCTAAACGCAGTTTTAAAGAACAAGTTATTGAAAATGCCTTAATTGTAGTTATCATTTTAATGGTGATTTATACAGCGTTTAGTGCTAAAAACTTTATTAGTTTTAACAATTTAAAAAATATTTTAGCCAATGTATCTGTACGTTTTATTATTGCATTGGGGATTTCAGGGCCACTGATTATTCGTGGTACCGACTTATCTGCAGGGCGTATCGTTGGGATTACTTCCGTAGTGACAGCTATCTTCTTACAAAGATCAGATGCACCGGGGGTTATGTATCCAAATATTGCAGGTTCTCCGATTATTGTAGCATTATTAGCGGCTTTAGCTGTGGGTCTTTTATTTGGTGCGATTAATGGTTTGATTATTTCACGTTTAAATGTACCACCATTTATTGCGACATTGGGTACACAAATTGCTATTTACGGTTTGAATATGATGCTTTCACAAAATGCTCCAATTGGTTCATTAAATCAAACGTTTACTCGTTTTGGAGCACAGGGTGTTAAAATTGGTGGACTTCAAATACCATATCTTTCATTTGTGGCAATTGTTGCCGGTATTGTAATGTATATTTTATATCGTTATACAGTTTATGGTAAACAAATGTATGCGATTGGTGGTAATGAGGTTGCGGCTGAAGTATCTGGGGTTAACACTGGAAAATCTAAATTAATGATTTACTGTTTAGCAGGTACGCTGTATGCAGTCGCTGGTTTCTTATTAACTGCAAAAACTGGTTCTTCAGCTGTAACAGCTGGTACTGGGTATGAGTTAGAAGCCATTGCTGCCGCTACAATCGGTGGGGTTTCAACTGCCGGTGGGGTTGGTCGTGTACCAGGTATTTTAATTGGGGTTTTAGTCTTTGAATTATTAAAAACATGTTTACAATTCTTGGGAATTACACCAGAGATGACAAACGTGTTCCAAGGTATTGTTATTGTGGCAGCTGTATCATTAGATATTCGTAAAACAATGCGTAAAAAATAATAACAATTATAATGGACTTTCCTTTTTGCCAAAGGGTAGAAAGGGAGTTCATTTTTTGATGTATCTACTAAACAGCAAACCCCTACTGGAGTATCAAATCAGTAGGGGTTTTTAAAAATTATAAATTAAAATAGTGTGTTAAGTAATCAGCTAATCCGTCTTCATCATTAGTATAGCGAGTTACATCATTGGCAACAGCTTTGACTTCTTCGGTCGCATTTTTCATGGCAACACCTAAGCCTGCAAATTGAATCATTTCAATGTCATTATTTTCATCGCCGAATGCTAAAATATTATCGACTGGAATACGGTAAAATTCAGCAATGCGTTGTACACCATAGGCTTTATTGATTTGTTTATTGACTACTTCTAAACAAGGTAGGATACCACCCCATGTTCTTACATAAACTTCGTCACCGTAGTGCTTAGTAATATTTTGTTCAATTTTTGACATTTTCTCTTCGGATGAAAAGATTGTAATTGCCGTTGGGTCATAGGTTAATGATTCACGATTCAGTCGATCTACCATTGCCAAGTCAACAGGATAAAAGGGGCTATCCGGTAAATTCATTGAAGTGGTAAATAAACGGTCACGTCCCTCAGCACAAAGTAAGTCAATTTCAAGTGCATCTTGGTTGGCAATCAAGTCAAAAGCAATTTCTTTGCTTAAAGGCATATGATAACTCGGAATGAATTTTTCTTTACCTGGGAAATGGCAAAGAGCACCATTAAAGTTAACGATTGGTGCTGCGATACCAATTTCATTATAGATGTTTTCACTATTGCGAAATGGACGTCCTGTCACAATACAGACAAGATGACCTTGCTCGCTAACAGCTCTTAATGCTTGAATGGTAGCAGGTGATAGCTGAGATTGGTCATTCAATGTTGTACCATCTAAATCAATTGCAATTAAATGTTGTTTCATAAGAACCCCCGAGTAAGAATGATTTATTTTTCGTGATAGCCGTCAAGATGTTGATAAAATTATATAATGGACTATCGTGTTAAGAAGAATCTTATCTTGGCTATTATATCTAAAATTACTTTAACTTGCAAAAAATTTGAGAAATAGTAAACTAGAAGTTAGTGATTAAGGAATAGATGAGGTGAACAGTTTGTCTGAATGGCAGGAAAATGAAGAAATAGTTGCTGCACTGGAAACGGTTATTGACCCAGAATTAGGGATTGATTTGGTGAATTTAGGATTGATATATCATGTAACCATTGATGATGAAGGTGTATGTTTAGTTGAAATGACATTAACTACTATGGGTTGCCCATTAGCCGATATTATTGTGGCTGATGTCAAGCAAGCCTTAATGAAACTTGATTTTATACAAGAAGTGAATGTGGAATTTGTATGGTATCCAGCATGGGGGCCAGAACGAATGTCACGTTATGCAAAAATATCATTGGGTATGCCATTTTAATGTGAAAAGGCAAAAAGGGGAGTTGATGACAGCATCTCTTCCCCTTTTAGTTATGAATATTATTTTTTCTTAGGAATATATTGATAGCTTGGGTCAATTTGGGCGTCTAATTGTTCAAATTGAGTAGCGATTTGTTGGTCAATCTCTGCTAAAACAGTTTTATCGTATTTAATATCTGGATTGTACATAATTGGTGTACCGAATGCGATTTTAGCTTTTTTTCGTGTAATAAATTGCCAAAAACCAATAGGTGGTTGAATCGCTACTGGAACAATCGGTGCTTGACTTAATTTTTGGATAAATGCAGTTCCCCCTTTAATTTCAGTCGTATGACGAGAGCCAGAGGGGAAAATACCGAGTGTGGTTCCGTCTTGTAACACTTTGACTGCATGTTTAATTGAAGTAGCAGACGGTTTGTCACGATTGACTGGAAATACTTTGCCGGCTGTTAAGAGTTTTGCCAAAAATTTATGTTTAAAGAGCGAACTTTTCGCCATAAAGGCAACTTCTCTAGGGTAGACTATTTCGGCAATGAAAAATGGGTCGGTCTGTGAACGATGTGTTCCAGCGATAATGACTGGTTGATTACTTGGGATATTTTCAAGCCCTGTTACAATGGGACGACCATTGAATAGACGAAAGATAATTTTAATTAAATGAACAGCAAATTGATAAAATGACAATGTGTTGACCTACTTTCTTTAAAATATGCACCAATATTTTACCAATTTTAATAACAAATGTATAGGTGGATGAAAAAATGAAACAATGGAAACAAATGATTGCTCTTTTTGGGAGTATCATCGGATTAATTAGTAGCTCACTTTCAGTCTTTGCTATAGGTGAGGCGATTCTTGTTGAGAGATTACCGAGTGACGAATCAGCGTTTGTACAAGGATTTGAATTATTAGATGACGGCACTTTATTAATTTCGACAGGTTTATATGGACAATCTCGCATTCAAACTTTGTCACCTAAAAATGGTAAGGTTAAAATTCAAGCAAAATTAGATAGTGATTTATTTGGTGAGGGTATCACGAGTACCGATACGGCGATTTGGCAATTAACTTGGAAAGAGGGGGTTGCCTTTAAGCGTGACAAAAAGAATTTATCGCATTTCACTCCATATTATTTTGACGGAGAGGGTTGGGGTTTAGCTTATGATTCGAATGAAAAAGTACTATGGCATTCGGACGGTACTAGTCATTTGATGAAACGTAGTGCAGATAATTTTGAATTATTAGATACGATTACAGTCAAAGACGGTTTTTTAGAGTTGGGTAATATCAATGAATTGGAATTTGCGAATGATGCGATTTATGCGAATATTTGGCATACAAATACTATTGTAAAAATTGATACGCAGACCGGTGAAGTGGTTAAAAAATGGGATTTAACGAGTTTAGTGCAAACATTGAAGTTTGAAGAAGAAAATGTTAATCGAGTGTTAAATGGTATTGCCCATATCGAAGACAATCTCTTTTATGTGACTGGAAAACTTTATCCAGAGATTTGGAAAGTGAATTTACAGTAGGGAGCTAAAGGCAATTAGTTCCATTGTGTTTGTAATGAAAACTTGTTAAAATGATAATTAAGAAAATGAAAAGAGGCGAAAAGTTTGAGTGAACCAGTTATTCGATACGAATTAATTAAAGAAGAAAAATATACAGGAGCTCGTCTTGGTAAGTTGCATACTCCACATGGCACATTTGATACGCCAATGTATATGCCAGTAGGAACATTAGCAACGGTTAAAGGATTATCTCCAGAAGAATTAAAAGATATGGGTGCCCAAATTGTTTTGAGTAATACCTATCATTTATGGTTGCGTCCTGGAGAAGATTTAGTAGCTGAAGCAGGTGGCTTGCATAAATTTATGAATTGGAATCGTGGTATTTTAACGGATTCAGGTGGTTTCCAAGTATTTTCATTGAGTGACATTCGTCGCATTGAAGAAGAGGGAGTGTATTTTAGAAATCACATCAATGGTGAGAAATTATTTTTATCTCCTGAAAAAGCGATTCATATCGAAAACCAATTAGGTGCTGATATTATGATGAGTTTTGATGAGTGTCCACCATTCGACCAAACGCATGATTACGTTGAAAAATCAATTGCTCGTACGACACGTTGGGCTGAAAGAGGATTAAAAGCACATGCTCGTCCACATGACCAGGCTTTATTTGGTATTTTACAAGGTGCTGGGTATAAAGATTTACGTTTGGCACATGCTCGTGACATGATTAGTTTGGATTTCCCAGGATATTCTATTGGAGGATTATCCGTTGGCGAAACCAAAGAAGAGATGAATACTGTATTGGATTACTTAACACCAATCATGCCTAAAAATAAACCACGTTACTTAATGGGAGTTGGTTCACCTGATTCATTGATTGACGGTGCGATTCGTGGTGTGGATATGTTTGACTGCGTATTAGCAACTCGTATTGCTCGTAATGGGACAACGATGACGAGTACTGGTCGTTTAGTGGTAAAAAATGCTGCTTATGCACGTGACTTTAGACCATTAGATGAGCATTGCGACTGCTATACTTGTCGTAATTATTCTCGTGCTTACTTACGTCATTTATTTAAAGCTGATGAAATGTTTGGATTGAGATTAGCATCAATTCATAATGTTCATTTCTTGCTCAACTTAATGAAACAAGTGCGTGAAAATATTAAAAATGATACTTTATTAGAATTTCGTCAAGATTTCTTTGAACGCTATGGCTATAATAAAGAAAATGCACGTGCATTTTAGTCAATCTATTGATATAATGGAGAAGTCAGAAATTTAACTCATTGGAGTTAGAAAAGGAGAGGGTATAATGGAAGCATTAATCGGAACATTTTTACCATTTTTATTAATTATGGGTGTGATGTGGTTCTTAATGATTCGTCCACAACAGAAGCAAGCAAAAGCACGTCAAGCGATGATTGACGGAATGCATCCAGGAAATCACGTAGTGACAATCGGTGGTTTACATGGTGTACTAGAAGAAGTTAATCGTGCTACACAAACGGTTGTTATCGATTGCGAGGGTGTTTACTTAACATTTAATTTATCTGCTATCAGTACGGTTAAAGAAGCAACATCAACACCTGAAGTTGAGGAAGTTGCAGATGTTGAAGAAATGCCAGTTGATTCAGATGTAGTTGCTGAAAGCTAATTGTTAATCAAATAGATTATTTTTGAAACTGAGTAGGTTTTTGGGCTACTCAGTTTTTTTGGCGTGGTATTTTTAAAAATGCTAAACGCCATTGCGCTCCAGCAATCAATAATTGCTCGCTAAGTAAAGCATTAAGGCTTATAATAAAGGTGAGAGTAACCACTGGAAACCATAGTGCGAGTGAGGGCGTTCAACCTCGAACCACTAGAGAAAGTCAGCGGCGTGCGCAAAGCGCATAGAGAGGACTTTTGAAGTGGATGTCGAGGTTGTCCGAGCGAGCCAGAATAACCATAGTGCGAGCGAGGCTGCTCTGGCTTGAACCACTGGAGCAAAATTCCGTTGTGTGTAAAGCGCACAGAGGGATTTTGTGAAGTGGACGTCAAGCCAAGCCGAGCGAGCCAGAATAGGAGGCAACAGTCATGAAACCAATAGGCGAATTAATTAAAGCATTACGTCAACGTGATTTAATGTCACAAAAACAATTAGCACATAGATTACATGTGACCCGACAAGCAGTTTCTAATTGGGAAAATAACAAAGCGCAACCAGATGTGGAGCTATTAACGGAATTAGCGCGCATTTTTAATATTACATTGGATGAATTAGTGAATGGATTTTGTGATATTAATACGCAGAAGAGTCCATCTAGCGATTGTCATGTCAAATCACTGGTTGAATTACCGACGACAGAGGTTTCAATGAATCAAACTTTCAATCGCTCAAAAAATAATCCCTTATTATCAGCAAAAGAAAAGTTGGTTTTGATGACTACCCCTCTGATAATAGCAGTTATTCATTGTGTTTTGGCTGTACTTGGTTTCAATCCTTTCATAGGTGTGATGATTGCGCCAGTTTTTTCAGTTATTGTAATGCTATTTATGACATTTAGTTTTGAAAATAGTATCAAAACAAATGATTTCTCACTGATTGCTGGCTTCAAATCAGATGCTTATCAGGATATTGAAAGCTATGTAAGACAATTACGTTCACTGCTACTCTTAGTAGGTGTTTGGACACTGTTAATTAATATATTATATTTTCTTCTTTATACAATTGATTCCGCTAATCAAATGCAAGTAAGCACCATTATTTTGTTGGTTTATATAGTAGGAATAGGTAGTTTTACAGCAATTGTAAGCTTTAAATATAAAAAGTAATGTCGGAGTTTGCTGACAGCATTTAGAGTCTTGAATTGAAAAAATATCCCATAGAAGAATAAGTACTTCATGAGTATCCATTGAGTCGTGATTTAATTTGGAATTATATTGATATTGGTGATATGGATACTGGCTATGAAATCTTTTTTAAAGGGCTTGGATTTACGATGCTATTATTTATTGGGGTGGCATTAATCTCGATTGTTACCAATAAGGTTATGAGCAGAATTATCAATTATTTGTTGCATCTATTTCACCGCATAAAGGAAATCGTCGTTTGATAAGATGTTGAAATCATACGGGTAATTTGAAATATTTGCTATCAAGGCTCTGTTATGGTAAACTGTAAGAGTAAAGGTAGTAAGTCGCAAAGGAGTGAACGGAAACGTTCGCTCCTTTGTTACGAATAGAAGTATAAATGAGGTGAAATATGAGTGCAATTATTGAAAAAGTAACGCCAATCGTGACGCCGATTGTTGAGTCACTTGGCTGTGAGTTAGTGGATATGGAATATGTGAAAGAGGGTAAAAATTGGTATTTACGAATTTATGCCGATAAACCAGGACGTATTGATATTGATGACTGTGCAGCAATCAGTGAAAAATTAAGCGAAGCCTTAGATGCGATTCAACCTGACCCATTTCCAGAGGCATACTTTTTAGAAGTGTCATCTCCAGGTGCTGAAAGACCATTAAAAACACCGGAAGCTATCGCACAAGCGATTGGGGAATATGTTCATTTTGATTACTATGTACCCCAACATGGTGAAAAGCAACATGAGGGGTTCTTGTTGGAAATAACTGATGAGACGTATGAATTACAAGTTCGCATTAAAACCGTAACCAAACAATTAAGTATTGATAAAAAAGCAGTCGCAAAAGCACGATTAGCTATTCAATTTTAGTTAACTGAGAGGAATTTTTGAAACATGAGTAAAGAATTAGTAAAAGCAATGCAAGTGCTAGAAGAAGAAAAAGGCATTTCGAGAGAGATTATCAAAGAAGCACTTGAGTCTGCATTAGTATTAGCATATAAAAAGAATTATGACCAAGCTCAAAACGTAGAAGTGGAGTTTGATGAGAAAAAAGGAACAATTAAAGTATTCTCTGTAAAAGAAGTTGTCGAAACAAATTATGATAGTACTTTAGAGATTAGTTTAGAAGAGGCATTAAAAATTCATCATGCCTACGAAATCGGTGATAAAATTCGTTTTGAAGTAACACCAAAAGATTTTGGACGTATTGCGACTCAGACAGCTAAACATGTGATTATGCAACGTATTCGTGAGGCAGAACGTGAGATTGTTTATAATGAATATAGCCAATACTTAGATGAAATTTTAACAGGTACAGTTGAGCGTCAAGATTACCGTTATGTATATGTAAACTTAGGTCGTTCAGAAGCGGTAATGCCAAATACGGAACAAATTCCAGGTGAGCAATTTACAATGGAAGAACGTATCAAAGTATATGTATCTAAAGTTGATAAAACAACAAAAGGGCCACAAGTCATTGTTAGCCGTGCACATGAAGGATTTTTACGTCGTTTATTTGAACAAGAAGTACCTGAAATTTATGACGGTATCGTTGAGATTATGAGTATTGCTCGTGAGGCTGGTGACCGTTCTAAAATTGCTGTTCGTTCACGTGATAAAAATATTGACCCAGTTGGTACATGTGTTGGACAACGTGGACAACGTGTTCAATCAATTGTCAATGAATTACATGGCGAAAATATGGATATTATCGAGTGGGATGAAGACCCAACGATTTTAATTAAAAATGCGATGAGCCCAGCAGATGTTGAGCAAGTGATTTTTGACGGAGAAGGTGCATCATGTATCGTTGTTGTTCCTGACCATCAATTATCATTAGCGATTGGTAAAAAAGGACAGAATGCACGTTTAGCAGCTAGATTAACAAAACATAAAATT contains:
- a CDS encoding galactose ABC transporter substrate-binding protein; this encodes MKKIILSFLALMLVLVSYVPTQVRAEGKTYEIGVAIYQYNDNFMTLFRNELASYFEELGKKDGNTYNLEFQDGKNDQATQTEQLNNFIAQGKDLLIANLVDPTGADQIILSAQSANIPVVLINREPASSTLELWPGKTAYVGVDARQSGVYQGEIIAGLENHGDVNGDGVVKYIMIQGDAGNVDAEQRTKYSVETLDKTIKTEILGEAQRGNWDQAKGQEIAANALSQYGDDLEVIFSNNDGMALGAVQAINGAGREINKDIYVVGVDALPEVVELIGKGQFTGTVLNDHFNQSHTAAEVAIKLLNGEEVSPYFWHDYVKATKPEDAQLKRLDYREETIEQYQTRIKEAYGE
- the yajC gene encoding preprotein translocase subunit YajC yields the protein MEALIGTFLPFLLIMGVMWFLMIRPQQKQAKARQAMIDGMHPGNHVVTIGGLHGVLEEVNRATQTVVIDCEGVYLTFNLSAISTVKEATSTPEVEEVADVEEMPVDSDVVAES
- a CDS encoding metal-sulfur cluster assembly factor; this translates as MSEWQENEEIVAALETVIDPELGIDLVNLGLIYHVTIDDEGVCLVEMTLTTMGCPLADIIVADVKQALMKLDFIQEVNVEFVWYPAWGPERMSRYAKISLGMPF
- a CDS encoding HAD family phosphatase, which produces MKQHLIAIDLDGTTLNDQSQLSPATIQALRAVSEQGHLVCIVTGRPFRNSENIYNEIGIAAPIVNFNGALCHFPGKEKFIPSYHMPLSKEIAFDLIANQDALEIDLLCAEGRDRLFTTSMNLPDSPFYPVDLAMVDRLNRESLTYDPTAITIFSSEEKMSKIEQNITKHYGDEVYVRTWGGILPCLEVVNKQINKAYGVQRIAEFYRIPVDNILAFGDENNDIEMIQFAGLGVAMKNATEEVKAVANDVTRYTNDEDGLADYLTHYFNL
- a CDS encoding beta-methylgalactoside transporter — translated: MSEKINGIIKPKRSFKEQVIENALIVVIILMVIYTAFSAKNFISFNNLKNILANVSVRFIIALGISGPLIIRGTDLSAGRIVGITSVVTAIFLQRSDAPGVMYPNIAGSPIIVALLAALAVGLLFGAINGLIISRLNVPPFIATLGTQIAIYGLNMMLSQNAPIGSLNQTFTRFGAQGVKIGGLQIPYLSFVAIVAGIVMYILYRYTVYGKQMYAIGGNEVAAEVSGVNTGKSKLMIYCLAGTLYAVAGFLLTAKTGSSAVTAGTGYELEAIAAATIGGVSTAGGVGRVPGILIGVLVFELLKTCLQFLGITPEMTNVFQGIVIVAAVSLDIRKTMRKK
- a CDS encoding glutaminyl-peptide cyclotransferase produces the protein MKQWKQMIALFGSIIGLISSSLSVFAIGEAILVERLPSDESAFVQGFELLDDGTLLISTGLYGQSRIQTLSPKNGKVKIQAKLDSDLFGEGITSTDTAIWQLTWKEGVAFKRDKKNLSHFTPYYFDGEGWGLAYDSNEKVLWHSDGTSHLMKRSADNFELLDTITVKDGFLELGNINELEFANDAIYANIWHTNTIVKIDTQTGEVVKKWDLTSLVQTLKFEEENVNRVLNGIAHIEDNLFYVTGKLYPEIWKVNLQ
- the nusA gene encoding transcription termination/antitermination protein NusA — encoded protein: MSKELVKAMQVLEEEKGISREIIKEALESALVLAYKKNYDQAQNVEVEFDEKKGTIKVFSVKEVVETNYDSTLEISLEEALKIHHAYEIGDKIRFEVTPKDFGRIATQTAKHVIMQRIREAEREIVYNEYSQYLDEILTGTVERQDYRYVYVNLGRSEAVMPNTEQIPGEQFTMEERIKVYVSKVDKTTKGPQVIVSRAHEGFLRRLFEQEVPEIYDGIVEIMSIAREAGDRSKIAVRSRDKNIDPVGTCVGQRGQRVQSIVNELHGENMDIIEWDEDPTILIKNAMSPADVEQVIFDGEGASCIVVVPDHQLSLAIGKKGQNARLAARLTKHKIDIKSVSAYAEYLAEQAANAELLAQQTDESEETDTVNEEVVPTSVELEETVIEEENMEG
- a CDS encoding sugar ABC transporter ATP-binding protein, giving the protein MEKQVLLEMKDIEKVFPGVKALDKAQLTVKAGTVHALMGENGAGKSTLMKCLYGIYFRDNGSVVLEGKEVNFTNSKEALDHGVAMIHQELQPIPEMTIAENMFLGNYPKKGLLVDHEKMEEEAKKFLDIIGLNVSPKMKLGELTISQQQSVEIAKAVSHRAKILIMDEPTSSLTAAEVENLFKVIDALRETGMGIIYISHKMDEILRISNEITIMRDGQYVGTFDSQEITINEIIKHMVGRELVNQFPIKDFGPGENNILEVKNYTSPNPLSFKDCSFELKEGEILGVAGLVGAQRSELMEAIFGLRESLPGAEIIHRGKTIHINDPKEAIKNGFALVTEDRRGSGIFGVLSVSDNTITASLNNYRSKLGLLSEKHIAEVVMDGIKSMRTKTPSPETAIQNLSGGNQQKVILARWLATNPDILILDEPTRGIDVGAKYEIYEIINRLAKQGKSIIVISSEMSEILGLSDRIMVMCEGKISGFLDAKEATQEKVMDLATKFMQS
- a CDS encoding helix-turn-helix domain-containing protein, which produces MKPIGELIKALRQRDLMSQKQLAHRLHVTRQAVSNWENNKAQPDVELLTELARIFNITLDELVNGFCDINTQKSPSSDCHVKSLVELPTTEVSMNQTFNRSKNNPLLSAKEKLVLMTTPLIIAVIHCVLAVLGFNPFIGVMIAPVFSVIVMLFMTFSFENSIKTNDFSLIAGFKSDAYQDIESYVRQLRSLLLLVGVWTLLINILYFLLYTIDSANQMQVSTIILLVYIVGIGSFTAIVSFKYKK
- the rimP gene encoding ribosome maturation factor RimP, whose amino-acid sequence is MSAIIEKVTPIVTPIVESLGCELVDMEYVKEGKNWYLRIYADKPGRIDIDDCAAISEKLSEALDAIQPDPFPEAYFLEVSSPGAERPLKTPEAIAQAIGEYVHFDYYVPQHGEKQHEGFLLEITDETYELQVRIKTVTKQLSIDKKAVAKARLAIQF
- a CDS encoding 1-acyl-sn-glycerol-3-phosphate acyltransferase encodes the protein MSFYQFAVHLIKIIFRLFNGRPIVTGLENIPSNQPVIIAGTHRSQTDPFFIAEIVYPREVAFMAKSSLFKHKFLAKLLTAGKVFPVNRDKPSATSIKHAVKVLQDGTTLGIFPSGSRHTTEIKGGTAFIQKLSQAPIVPVAIQPPIGFWQFITRKKAKIAFGTPIMYNPDIKYDKTVLAEIDQQIATQFEQLDAQIDPSYQYIPKKK
- the tgt gene encoding tRNA guanosine(34) transglycosylase Tgt yields the protein MSEPVIRYELIKEEKYTGARLGKLHTPHGTFDTPMYMPVGTLATVKGLSPEELKDMGAQIVLSNTYHLWLRPGEDLVAEAGGLHKFMNWNRGILTDSGGFQVFSLSDIRRIEEEGVYFRNHINGEKLFLSPEKAIHIENQLGADIMMSFDECPPFDQTHDYVEKSIARTTRWAERGLKAHARPHDQALFGILQGAGYKDLRLAHARDMISLDFPGYSIGGLSVGETKEEMNTVLDYLTPIMPKNKPRYLMGVGSPDSLIDGAIRGVDMFDCVLATRIARNGTTMTSTGRLVVKNAAYARDFRPLDEHCDCYTCRNYSRAYLRHLFKADEMFGLRLASIHNVHFLLNLMKQVRENIKNDTLLEFRQDFFERYGYNKENARAF